The Ahaetulla prasina isolate Xishuangbanna chromosome 5, ASM2864084v1, whole genome shotgun sequence genomic sequence tggtcatgtgactgctttttgtgaccttctgacaagcaaagtcaatgtggaagccagattcacttaacaacagtgttactaacgaCTATAGTGATTCCCTtaataactgcggcaagaaaggtcgtaaaagcaactgtcctgcttagcaacagaaattttgggctcaactgtggtcataagtcgaagactacctgcacTACCTCCTAAGGGCAAGAATAAGAATATAACGGTCCCCTAATATTTTCCATTCTGAAGAAATGGTAAATGATGTTCCTGGGTTGTGAAGGAACCTGAGAAACAAATTAACATGAGTCTTGACACATTCGAGGCAGACAACACTATTAAAGCTTAAAAATAACTCTTATGTGAGAGGAATCATTTCACCTCTTCACTGTCTGCATCCGTCCACTAAATTCAGCCAatatttacatttctattttaTGAAGGATCGAATTGCCAACCTACCTTTGTAGTTTTAAAATGTTCAAGTTATCTCCTTACTCCCCTTTAACTCAACAGAACTTAAGTTTTGAACAGATACCTTTCAACATACTACCATCCACTACTGTATCTTCTTATTCCAATTTTACACTGAATCAACATTGAAAATAACGCAGGGACAGGATTAGACCGCTGATTATTGTTACGACAGCTGGAATGGTAGGATGCCGTTTAAAAATACTCTGTCTGCCTAACAATTCCAGGGATAAAAGGACGCAGCATCTCTCGAAACGCCGCGATAAGCGGCCGATAGGGAGGCAGCAAAGAGAAACCATACACGAAGGGATGGAGAATACCGATCACCAGCGCACATGCTCAGAAAGGACCCGATCGTCCCATTGAGGGCGGGCCGACGGAATCCTCTTCCGCTGGGTGTGGCTACCTAGTAGGCTTCTAACTGAGTTTTGCCGATTCCGCGGCTGCCCTGGTGAGTTGGGAACTGGCTGTTCACCGACCAAGGTAGAGAAAGGGGATCCAAGGCGGCGTCCGGGCTTCAGCGGGGCCTGGCAGCCATGTCGCTATTGTCCCCCCTAATTCCTGCCTTTTGGGTCTATTTTATCGGCTTCCGCGTCGTCCTGGAGCAGCTTTTTCGACGTCTCCGTCCGCGCTCCGTTTCCAAAGCAGGTTGGTAGATAAGCACGCGGAGCTGGGGCGAGCGCTAATGATACTTCTCAAAGCTGTCGCTTTGCTTATCTGCATGAGTCTTTTATTGGGTGAAGAAAAAGTGCAGGGGACGAGGATTCATAAACAAGAAATGGCAATTGGAGCTTCCTATTTCTTAGTTTCTGTGCTGGAAGAGTTGGGAGAAGGGCACTCACGCGTAAGGATTGTTTAAAGTTACTCCTATGAGGATAAATCCTAGCAAACTAGAAAATGCAAATACTGTAATATAAGAGATTTAAGTCGGAAGATAACTAGTGCAGACAGGGTTGAATCAGAGGTTTCATTTTGATAGTAATATTTTGCAGTaaaacaatatttacattttgtacTAAAGTAAAACGCCACTTACAATAGTCTAAATAAGGCACATCTAAACTGCTCTTGATCTGTACAAGTGCAATTAATTGATGTAATTGTCTTTGTTTAGACCTACAGTATTCTATGGTTGAGATCAGTAATTTTACCCATCCACAATATAGCTTAAACTGGTTTACCTATGAATACACCTGATCACCACCTACTGAAGGATCAAGCTTCTGTTGTTTCTAGATTGTCATAAACAGTGACTGTCATTCAGTGTAaacttttcttcctttaacttCTTCTGCACCCTAGAGTTTCAGGATCTTAAAAAAATCTGTAGGTAAAGATTCGTATCCTCCTTTGCTTAGGGAAAGCGTATACTGGGCACACAGATAAGCCAGACTTTATCATGATTATGTTATGTGAATAGACTAGATCTAGActgaatttttagatttcatttaaattaatATGTAGAGTCCAGATTCCACCTAGTTAGGTTGAGTGAAATGTGTTGATTTTGGTGTAGTATATCACTAATGGTCTAGGCCaccggtgtcaaacttgatcatgaTATGTCATATGACATCCTAATGTTTTTTGCTGTTGTGGAGCCAGGGTGGATATGACTTGTGGGTGATGCATCCAGCCGCCacttttgacacccctggactctaGGCCATTCCTGAAAGTGAATATTTCACTTTCATTAAAAAGTATTTTGGTAATATATTTATGTTGCATTTAATCTAAATATGTAATGtctaaaattttaatttcaacaTATAACTTAGAAATCTTTATAAGATCTATCCTTATTTTCTCTTGAATGCATAATTATCCTAGTATATAGAGAAGATAAACTGAGAACAAATTTTGATACTGTTTTTTGTAATCCCTGGGAGTATAGTATATGAAATTATTGAATGCCATGATTTGTTTCTTCACTGGATTtgaaaactaaaagcaaaacattgCATCTATTCAGGCTATAGAATTTGTTGAAGACAAATGCCTGTGCATTATGTGATTATACTGGCTTAATTACCCTTTACcaggaaaatttaaaaaccattactTCTCtgtctttttccatttttcaaaGTTGGGCACTAAGATGGGCAACATTATTCCTCTTGATTCCAAATTGTTGACAACAGTAAAATATTTACTAAGAAAGGACCAGAACTTTTACaatggagaaaaacaacaacagtagcaCCTCTTTGTCtccaaagggaggaaggaggaaactcCCCTGATGTGGAAAACAGCAAATAAAATTGTCCCTTTTCAATAGTTCTACCCACATTGTCTTACTCTCTCTTATTGCTTAGGTAACTAATCAGATAAAATGCTAATGTTCCGTTTTCACCCTTCTTCCTGAAGGTGCAGTATTATTTCTGAAACTTTATAGATGAAAGGCTACAATTTGatagaattaaaattataatacaaGTTTCAACTTATTTGTTCCTCACCTTACTCTAAATTCTGCCTTCAAATTTCAATTTTTGTCAGGTATTTTATTGACTCATTTGTCTTGCTTTTAGGACTCTGTTCCAAGAGAAAACACTACTAGGTATTCTGAATTACAGAACTTCTAACTATTTGGCAACATCCCATTCTTATATGTTGCTTAAAAGTTATGAGAAAATATAATATCACTCTATTACATCTAGGAAATGGCTCAATTGCATTTATGAAAATGCTTAGCTTTGAACTTTGAAAATAAGTTGATTTCAAAACTTTGGTTTTATTAGGGAAGATGAGGCATTTTTAACCtaatttaaaaggaagaaagaatgtaCATTGAAGCTTCATTTTCTTATTGAAGGAAGACAAAGGATATTCCTTATTAACCAGTAGGGAACTTGTTGTGGTTGTAAGACACAAAGAATCTAATGGAGATCCTTTGTGCCCTTAATGTCATTGCTTTACAATGTCCATTTATCAAGAGTAGCATCTTGTACTCATTTATTATTACTCTAATATTAGTTACCTGTCAGGTAAATTTTGTCAATTGAAATGTTACTGACAGCTATTGTTTGGAAATGCTATATTAGTTCCATTTATCAAGTAGTTTATGAAGTGCCAGCTGTGATGCTGGTTATAACTTCTAAAAAAGCAAACTAAAACATCTGTTTTCCTCTTTTGATTCATATATCAGGGCAGAGTAATTACAAATGCCCAGGGGGAATGTTGATAATAGTAATGGCCTCATTATTAGCTGTAAATGTGTCATTTATGAGAAGTCTTTAAAGATACCTTGACAGTGAGAGTGAATCTCTTGAGCTAGAAAAactaagtagtgcagtttttcctGTCTCTTGAGCTATATTTTTGGACAATGGTAAATGAGTGATAAAATAACTTGCATACTTAAGAAGTCTGGGTATTTGTGCAAAATGATTTGCCATATTTAGTAACAAAGATTGAGTACAAACGATTTTTACATGTATAAATATTTACACGTATACTTATTTATTGCCTATACTTTTCTTCGTATACAACAATAACTCTTTAAATTTTATAAACCATTGATTTTaactgtatagcaatagcacttagacttatatattgcttcacagcactctgtaagcgatttacagagtaagcatgttgctcccaacaatctgggtcctcattttaccgacattggaaggagggaagggctgagtcaaccttgagcggtttagaatcaaactcctgagtgagcagtgagttagcctgcagtactgtattctaatcactgcgccacctatGCTCTTTTTGTGGTGTATGCTTCTGTATGTTATTTATTGATCGAGATATAAACATTTATGGAAAATGAACAGTTACTAGTTATGTAAATGATAATGAGCTACCCAAAACTAATTGGGGAATGAGATCATTACATACACACTGTAAACTAAGCACTTTGcattgtaggtagtccttgacttacaacagttcatttcgtgactgttcaaagttaaaacagcactgaaaaaagtgacatgaccatttttcacacttatgactgttgcagcattcccatggtcacgtgatttacattcagatgcttgacaactggttcatgcagtgtcccagagttatgtgataatcttttgtgaccttctgacaagcaaagtcaatggagaagccatatTCAATGaacaactgttcatttaacaaatgtggcaagaaaagttgtaaaatgggggaaaactcatttaacaaatttctcacttaggaacataaattctgggtttgattgtggttgtaaattgaggactacctttgtaCAATTTATTTCAGATGAatttattacaatttaaaataaatgactTCTAGTAATTTCTTGGGATATGCCTTGCAATTctcatgaaaataataaaaagtggtTTCTAATTATCGTCCTCAACttgtttttaaacaattaaatctAGCTCATAGCTTTTTAGCTCTTAGATTTGTAGTAGTCTCCCCATCAGATTCAGTCCAGTTTAGCTTTTTTTGAGATCACTGGTTGACCCATCTCCCACGATATTAATTTGGGATATAGTACTTCAAAGTCTCTTATGGGGAGAACTTGTGACCATTCagaggaatttttaaaatttcggTTTAAACTTCTTGCTTATAGAATTTTAACCATCTTGCTTGTTCATATGTGCCTCAAATAAAGCAAACAGTTCAAAACTACTACTAGCCACAGAGAGCAGTTTACACATTTGGACATACTGAAGCAACTTTATAAAACTGAGTTTCTAAAAGCATCACAATAAATACAGCACAACTCATTTTTCTAATAAACTACTCAGTAACACAAGACATTGTTTTAAGTTAGATTTTAGATGAGCATTCAACAAATGGGCTTCCAAATTCTGTTTGTTAAAATGCTGCTAGCTTCTATCTCATATTGCTGTAAAATATCAAAAAAATATAATCGAGCTATTCAAGCATATTTATAATAATAGCCAGAAAAATATATCCATGCTTATGACAATTGGAAAGTCTcaagaagggaaaaataaatttCACAAATTCTCAATTTATCAAAAGCTTCCTTGCTCACTGTCTTAAGAAGTACTATGTGTTTAGGACCATAAATATTCACTTACCATGGTGAGTATTTCCTATGGTCAGTGTGATCAGTCCCTAATACATTCTTATACATGGTACAGTGGGGAAAGGCAGTTACTTCTGGAGTTATCATCTATAGAAGCTTTCTGACGCTTGAACCTAGAGAGCAAACTATTCTTGAAGTCATGGATTCCTGGTATGCAGATATTGGTCAGAGATGAGCATTTATATAGTGTTGAAAGGGATTGGATAACATTTTGGTGTATCCTTGGATGTGTTGTAATTACCTCTTTTCTGCATATTTAAATTTAACATGCAATCAAGGCTATTGTACTTACTCTATTTACAATACGGTGCATGTAAGCCGCCCAAAATTACCTTGAGGTAGATGGGcggcaataaattttataaataaaattaaaaaatgttagCAAATTATATCCCATATTCTTGTGCAGAGGGCAATTAAGTTTGGTCCAATGTTTTGTCATGAAATCTGATTAACCACTACTTGCAAAACATGTAGAAATAGTATTGCGTTTATTTAGTTTCCAAAGAGGAACATTCCAATGTTATTATTAATAAGGTaggttttgtatatttattgaaGCATTAATTTTGTACAGTTGAACAAACCAGTCCTTTCTCATGTTATGTTTATCTGCTGCCTTTATCAGGTGCTCATTCATGAGTGAAGAATCAAAAGGGGTTGGGACAGTGGCTAAGAAGCGATGGAGAATAAAACTTTGGAAACTTCCCCATCAGACCTAAAGTTAGTGGCCCACCCAAGAGCAAAGAGTAAAGTATGGAAGTACTTTGGCTTTGATACCAATGCAGAGGGATGTATATTACAATGGAAGAAGATCTACTGCCGCATTTGCATGGCACAGATTGCTTATTCAGGAAATACATCCAACCTCTCTTACCATCTTGAAAAGAATCACCCAGATGAATTTTGTGAATTTGTGAAAAGCAATACTGAGCAAATGAGAGAGGCTTTTGCAACTGCATTTTCAAAACTGAAGCCTGAATCATCTCAGCAGGTTGTTCAGGACAACTTAATTATTAAAACAAGTCACAATTATGAGAATAAAAAGCATCAAGAGTTGACCTCAGCAGTGATTAGTTTAATCTGTGAAGGGTTACATCCTCCATCTATTGTTGATGAACCCACATTTAAGAGTCTCTTAAGAACAGCTGACCCCAGATATGAACTTCCTTGCAGAAAGTACTTCTGCACAAAAGGAATTCCTGAAAAATATGTTGCTGTTAGAGAGATTGTGTTAAAAGAATTGATAGACATTCTGTGGTGTGGCATATCAACTGATATATGGAGAAGTCATAGTCAGAATAGATCCTATGTAACATTGTCTGTTCATTTTCTTAGTACTGGTTCTTCTGGCAGCTTGGCTATTAATTCTCGTTGCCTAAAAACATTTGAAGTGCCAGAGGAAAACACTGCAGAGACAATTACAAGAGTCCTGTATGAGATATTCATTGAATGGGAAATTAATACCAAAACTTTTGGGGCTACAACAGACAATGGAAAAGACGTAGTGAAAGCTTGCTCTCTTTTAGACATCTCAGTACAGATgccatgcttaggtcagactttcAATGTGGGTATACAGCAAGCTTTTCAGCTTCCTAGATTGAGCAATGTCCTATCTAGATGTCGAAAACTGGTGGAATATTTTCAGCAGTCTGCAGTAGCCATGTACATGTTGAGTGAGAAGCAGCAACAGCAGAATAGTTTGCATTGCATGCTTGTGAGTGATCGTGTTTCCTGGTGGGGCAGCACACTTGCCATGCTGCAGCGTCTTAAAGAACAACAGTTTGTCATTGCTGCAGTGCTTGTGGAAGATAGCAATAATCACCACCTGATGCTGGAAGCTAATGAATGGAATACAATTGAAGGGCTGGTAGATTTGCTTCAGCCATTCAAGCAGGTAGCTGAGATGATATCTGCTTCCAAATACCCAAGAATAAGCATGGTGAAACCTCTTCTTCATATGCTGTTAAATACAACATTAAGTATAAAAGAAAATGACTTAAAAGAAATAAGCATGGCAAAGGAGGTGATTGCCAAGGAACTATCAGTGACATATCAGCATAATCCTGAGATAGACATGTTTCTTAATGTTGCAACTTTCTTAGATCCAAGATACAAGAAATTGCCCTTTCTTTCGACTTTTGAAAAacaacaggttgagaacagagtGCTGGAAGAAGCAAAAAGTAtcctggaaaaaataaaagacaatactTCAAGGCCTGAAGAAAAATTGTTTGCGGTGTCAGAAGAGCCACCAGTGAAAAAAGCGGCAATTTCTTCAACACCTCCTCCTACTAGTGCTATCAATAATATGCTTGCAGAAATCTTTTGCCAGACGGGGAGTGTTGAAGATCAAGAGGAGTGGCATGCTCAGATTATTGAGGAACTGAGTAATTTCAAGTCACAGAAAGTTCTTGGGCTCAGTGAAGATCCACTCAAGTGGTGGTCCGATAGACTTGCTTTGTTTCCTGTTTTGCCAAAGGTGCTTCAGAAATACTGGTGCATTGTAGCTACAAGGATCTTTCCAGAACGTCTTTTTAGTTCTTCAGCCAATGTTGTTAGTGCTAAAAGAAATCGGCTAGCCCCAGCTCACGTAGATGAGCAGGTTTTTCTGTACGAGAACACTCATAGTGGATCTGAAGCTGAACCTGATGAAGAGGATGAAGGAGAGTGGGGATTGGAACAGGATCATATGATTAATTCAAGTAACACAGCAAATGGGAGCAGCAGTTTTTTAAATATGCGTGATAATGGCTTCATGTAGAAACAGTAGACTTTCAAACAAAAATTAATAGTCTTAAAttaccaaacaaacaaaaaactattttaaaaatgtacatattGAACAACTTCAACATAGGTAGGTTTTGTATGTGGAATATGTGAGTGAGTCTGGATGATGGTTGTAATTTGTGATTCAAGAAGACAAACTGGCATAAAAGTTGTAAGTATGGAGTCAGGAAAAGCTACAGATATATTTTATCATTGATTTAGAAATAGGATGTATAAATAGTAATTTATAAACAGTTGGTTAGTCACCTGCTATACAATCCCTTTAAACAATATTTTCAGCAAATATATGACTTAAGGTCAATATGCAAAGTGTTTTTGAtgtaggattttttatttttaaaagttttgattTAAGTGTTCATGCATTTAATATTTAAAGCTTTTTAAAGGTCAGTTTATCAGAAATTAATTATGTGAAGGATCTAATGTTTAATAGACTGTTGTGTTATTTCTGATAACCAGATTATTTCTTTCTTGTTAAAGTGTCCTGAAATAGAAGTGTtaggattcttatttttatttggttATAGTGAATTCTTGGTACATGTACTGGGTATGCTATGCTACAATGCAGCTGTAGGAACCTGTAGACTTTCAGATGTAGTTGAATTTTAATACTCTTTTCTGGAGCTCCATATTATGTTTGTGGTAAGGAATAACGATAGAGCAATGTTGTCAACTGTACTATAAACTAAATGTAACCTTTCCAAAGTTAATATAACGGCAAAAATATTAAAGTTGCTCTATCAGGAAATGAATATGACATTGAATTATATCACCATATTATTACAAGTCATTAGTTTTGTAACTTGTACTATCACCAAGCAATCATTTGCAAAGCTTAGGAGTGGTTTTTTCATTTGTACCTTCAAGAAAACTTATCTATATAAAGTGGCATCATGCTTCTAGGCACCATTCCAGATGTATCACATTGATATATCTACTTTGCTAATTTATTCCATAAATTCTAAACTTCTGTTGCATTGGAACATCTGTGCCAAATGGTAATAGTTCTTATTATGTCATACCTGACATGAAATTTACTAGCTTCTAGTTCAATATCATGGCATCTCATGTCACTCAAACATGGTAGATTTTTGCTTATAAGTGTTAAAATTAATGTTCTAGACATTTATAGGGTGCTTCAGACATCTGTTCTCAACAATGGGTATATTGCTAGAGTGGTAGTCATACTTGAGAATTACCAGGCTATGGAAGGATAGACTTGGAAAATCTTTTGAAATAACTTAACACTTACTATTTTGAAGTTGGAATTTTTCTgctgatattcttttttttagttctaatttgatgctttcctttttttttttgaggtatcatttattgtcaaaataattcCAACATAAACAGTTCTTGAATGCTTCTCATATTTATGCTCTTTTCCAGAAATGATTAACTACTTTATGTAGAAAATCAGCATAGAAGAGTTTTGAGACATGACACATAGATTTGTCTGTATCAGTTTATGTCACCAATATAACAAACTCTGCCCTGGAATGTACTCTTATAAATAAGAGTTGATAAGTAGATAAGTTAAGGCACTTGATTGTTTCTCAACCCATAATCAGCCTATTAAAGCAGACATGGATATAATTGTGAAATTTCCTATTCTAAATAGTTGTTAGATAAGTAAAAATGTCTGACAGAGTCTTCTGAATGCTGTTTTAGTATTGACCTATTCAGATATAGCTGATGGATCCCACTTTGAGCTTTGGTTTCTATAAAATGATCATGATAAAGAGCTTTTATTTCTATCTCATTTACCATCTTATGCCCGGTAATagaaggaaagaaacaaataTGCAGATAAGTCTGCACATGTTAGAATACATCTAACATCTATTTATGTTATATTTCAAAATGGGGCACATAAAAGATTGGAAATGTAAATTTTATAGTGTAAAATAGAATTTAATCTTTGAGTTATACAGTTGCAGTATTAGTAGCTACTAGCATCTTTAGATACCAGGTGAAACATATAACTTTCAATTGTTCAATAATCTGTTATCATTCTAAATTCTACATGTGGATATAGATTTTTCATACAATATTTTCCTGTGTAAATGTAGTCTTTAAAAGGTTATTGCATTTCAAAAATTCCAACTGTAattggaaaaaatgaaagaaaaattgtcacaatacaaaatgtattttttgaattttatgaGCCTTTAAATGTCTAGTTAATTATGATATAATTGTAATATTTAGTAAATTGTACTAAAGTTTACTATTACTGTCTTTCCATTTCTATTATGTAATTTTATAACCATACTTcatttttaataaacattttgaCGTAAAAatcatgaattttttttaaagattttaactgAATAGTTAAATGTCCAGTTCATAATAGTCTTTGGGGCCTGTTTTTTGAGACAGTGTATATCATTTTATAGAAGTACTTAGTCTATGCCTCTGAATTTTTTCCTCAGAATAAATTTCTTGACTGTgtttcaataaaaaacaaaaacaaaaacaaattgtcAGTGTCAGAAATTTTAAcatgaaaaaaaccaacaaaagtgGGATGAacccaaaatattttctttaataatGATAATGCAGATTGAATTGTGATACTTTGTTGAAGCATAGGAAACAGATTTTATTATACTGTATTAAACTGAACACCTATAAGATTTTCTATTCATTTGTTGAAGTTCATGTTCACATGTTAAAATGATTATACCTGCCTGACCAGGAAGGGAATCAGATCTCTGGATTCAAAAAGTCCTTCATAGTCAGTTACAAAGTACTTTAAcattgaatttttaaagaaatgctaTAGGATTTTAGCTTTTTTCTTTAACAAAAACACTTTATATTTACAATTAATAGAAGCAATACAAAGAGAATATATTGAATATAAAATCagaatataaaaattattaaaagaaatCTAAAAAGTACAGATTGATTATTTAGACATTGATAACATTAATAAGATCTCCACTTCTGCTTTCCTTTTCATCTTATTTTATCATTCACTTCCTTCTGTCCCAGCTCCTGCATTAAGCTATAGTGTGTTTATATACttgtaatacaagataaaatttaATATATGTGATAGCTCTGAGTACATGAAAGGTTAAGCTGTAATAAAGTATTAATCTATGGATCTGAAAGActcattgttgctttttagttttTCAGTTATTTAAAAGGAATTTTAATAGGGACTCACATCGTCATGGACATTGcccacttacaatcacaactttttttgtctcagagttttttgttttttttaatttgcatttatatcccgcccttctccaaagactcagggcggcttacactatgtcaggcaatagtcttcatccattttgtatactatatacaaagtcaacttattgccccccaacaatctgggtcctcattttacctaccttataaaggatggaaggctgagtcaaccttgggcctggtgggacttgaacctgcaatattgcaagcagttgctgttaataacaggctgcattagcctgttgagccaccagaggccttatcGTTAAATAAGTTAAATAAGTTAAATAAGGCTTGCACAAATGTTTGTAGCATTCAAATATTTGGTGGATCTTCCTGAATTGTGTGTTTCAGAGCTAGTCTTGGTGTCAACGGTGATAATATATACATTGGAATTTGTATACTGATCGAGATCAACTCTGACAGATAAGAAATGaagctacagaaaacatgttactCAGTTATTATTGGCTAAAAATTGGGGCCATGTGTAAAAGTTACATCTTCTAATTATGAGAAATATCTCTTGTATGTCTTTACAACACTGGCATGTACTGTACCTGCATCTGTTAGCCTAGCAGATATAATCTTTAGATTTGTGTCACAAATATGGAAAAATAAACGGATGGTAAGACTATGCAAAAATTTCCCTTTTTTGCCTGCAActagaatagatagataataatatgATAGGAATATAGGTGTTGATCTTTACTAAGTCGGTTAATGCAGCAGTATTTATGTTTGCATGGTGCCTAATTTATTAGACTTTAGATCGCTCAACAGCCTCTATTCTGGTCTAAAACCATAGTAAATTGATGTCTTTCATCTTTTAACAATAAGTGAAATGGGCTTAATTTTCAAAGGAAGGTGTGTGGTAATAGTTCCCTTGATCTATTATGttcaaaaacacacacaaaacattTTCACACAAATGGGATTTGACGTTTCACATACAAACTCAATCtattaaaaaaatccagatggcTTTCTTATTGCTACAATAATTTAGG encodes the following:
- the ZBED1 gene encoding E3 SUMO-protein ligase ZBED1 isoform X1, which translates into the protein MENKTLETSPSDLKLVAHPRAKSKVWKYFGFDTNAEGCILQWKKIYCRICMAQIAYSGNTSNLSYHLEKNHPDEFCEFVKSNTEQMREAFATAFSKLKPESSQQVVQDNLIIKTSHNYENKKHQELTSAVISLICEGLHPPSIVDEPTFKSLLRTADPRYELPCRKYFCTKGIPEKYVAVREIVLKELIDILWCGISTDIWRSHSQNRSYVTLSVHFLSTGSSGSLAINSRCLKTFEVPEENTAETITRVLYEIFIEWEINTKTFGATTDNGKDVVKACSLLDISVQMPCLGQTFNVGIQQAFQLPRLSNVLSRCRKLVEYFQQSAVAMYMLSEKQQQQNSLHCMLVSDRVSWWGSTLAMLQRLKEQQFVIAAVLVEDSNNHHLMLEANEWNTIEGLVDLLQPFKQVAEMISASKYPRISMVKPLLHMLLNTTLSIKENDLKEISMAKEVIAKELSVTYQHNPEIDMFLNVATFLDPRYKKLPFLSTFEKQQVENRVLEEAKSILEKIKDNTSRPEEKLFAVSEEPPVKKAAISSTPPPTSAINNMLAEIFCQTGSVEDQEEWHAQIIEELSNFKSQKVLGLSEDPLKWWSDRLALFPVLPKVLQKYWCIVATRIFPERLFSSSANVVSAKRNRLAPAHVDEQVFLYENTHSGSEAEPDEEDEGEWGLEQDHMINSSNTANGSSSFLNMRDNGFM
- the ZBED1 gene encoding E3 SUMO-protein ligase ZBED1 isoform X2, with amino-acid sequence MENKTLETSPSDLKLVAHPRAKSKVWKYFGFDTNAEGCILQWKKIYCRICMAQIAYSGNTSNLSYHLEKNHPDEFCEFVKSNTEQMREAFATAFSKLKPESSQQVVQDNLIIKTSHNYENKKHQELTSAVISLICEGLHPPSIVDEPTFKSLLRTADPRYELPCRKYFCTKGIPEKYVAVREIVLKELIDILWCGISTDIWRSHSQNRSYVTLSVHFLSTGSSGSLAINSRCLKTFEVPEENTAETITRVLYEIFIEWEINTKTFGATTDNGKDVVKACSLLDISVQMPCLGQTFNVGIQQAFQLPRLSNVLSRCRKLVEYFQQSAVAMYMLSEKQQQQNSLHCMLVSDRVSWWGSTLAMLQRLKEQQFVIAAVLVEDSNNHHLMLEANEWNTIEGLVDLLQPFKQVAEMISASKYPRISMVKPLLHMLLNTTLSIKENDLKEISMAKEVIAKELSVTYQHNPEIDMFLNVATFLDPRYKKLPFLSTFEKQQVENRVLEEAKSILEKIKDNTSRPEEKLFAVSEEPPVKKAAISSTPPPTSAINNMLAEIFCQTGSVEDQEEWHAQIIEELSNFKSQKVLGLSEDPLKWWSDRLALFPVLPKVLQKYWCIVATRIFPERLFSSSANVVSAKRNRLAPAHVDEQVFLYENTHIFPLQNGNVAMVTGGIKGIGYHTVKNLARLGMHVIIAGNDEKKGQISVMKIKKEILNAKVEFLYCDLASMKSIYQFVKEFKAKNLPLHVLINNAAVMLVPEKKTEDGFEEHLGVNYLGHFLLTNLLLDTLKQSGTHSHNARIVTLSSATHYVGELHLHDLQSSCLYSPHRAYAQSKLALVLFSYQLQHLLTLEESHVTVNVVDPGVVNTDLYQHVCWAAKMVKWMTGWLLLKTPEEGASTSTYASVSPELEGVGGCYLYNEKRTKSADVSYDDELQKRLWTESCRLVGIPDVVS